The following DNA comes from Candidatus Leptovillus gracilis.
TGTTCCCGGCCCGTACAGGGTCAGGGGGTGGTCGGGGAAGCTGGCGCGCACCTGCTGCCAGTTGGTGATGGTCTGCCAGGCGGCCGGCTGCCACATGGTTTGTAATTCGGCGCTGGTCAGGCAGTCTACAAAGTCGTTGTCCAGGTGGGTTAACACGGCAATGCCATCAAAAGCGACCGGCAGTTCGATGAATTCGACGCCGTTTTGTTGGCAGGTGGCTATTTCGCTCTCTTTGATGGGGCGGGAGGCGTTGGAGAAGTCGGTTTCACCGGCGCAAAACTTCTTAAAGCCGCCACCGGTGCCGGAAATTGCAATTTCGATGGCGGCGTCGGGATTGGCCTGGCGGAAGTTATCGGCCATTTGGCTGGTGATGGGGCCGACGGTGCTGGAGCCATCGGCCAGGATGGCCGGGTTGGACAGGGTGGTGAGCGGGGAAGGGGTGGGGGGTAGGGAAGTGGCGGGAACGGCCGTTTCCTCCCCCCCACAACCACTTAAGAGCATAAAAACCAGGACGCCGATTAGGCCGACAACGTGGCGGTAATGAATGGGTCTCATTGAGTCTCCTTGCCTCAAACAGCGGATTAAATGGTGACAATTGCACCAGGCTGCATTGTACGCCGGAGTAGGCCGCGGAAAATCATCGGCTTGTTAAGAATGGTTTAAGGTTACGTTAACAGGAAACAGGGAACAATGGAGCGGTGGAGTTAACAAGACTATACCAAACGTTGGCATGGTCCAGCTCATATGATATGTCCTTTACAATTTGTAGCCGCGGTATCCTTACCGCCCTGGTGTCTTCTCACGTTTCGCGCAGCATACCGCCAATTCCACAAGAACTACTGTTTTTTCGTTGTTGAATTTGGCAAAGTATAGTGGGAAAAATACGGTCGTGTCCACAACAGCCATGCGTCAGTTGGGCGACAGGAGATAGATTGGGTGTGGACTTTAGGGTTTTCACGCTTTTGTGCGCTGGTAATGCCGCATCACCTTGGCCCGATTACCGCAGGTTTCCATCGAGCACCAACGGCGGCGGCGATTGCGGCTGGTATCCAGAAACAGCCAGCCACAGCCACGAACATTGGCGCACTGGCCGACCCGCTCCAGCGAGTCGCCGGTAAGAAGGTCGGCGGCATCGCGGATCACCGGCCAGATCATCTGTTCCAGCGCGGCGGTATCATCCCAGCCCCAGGAAAAACCATCTTCATGCGACACAATTTGATGGTGACTCAGCATACCGGACAATGCCGTATTGAGCGCGTCCAGATCAGTCGGTGCAGGGGATTGCTGGTGGGCGATGGCGGCGAAAACGCCATAGAGCACCTGGCGCAGCGCCCAGGCGGATTGCAGAACGGCCGTAGCTTCGTCGGGGTGTTGATTGGCCTCATGGCGCAGCGATTGGGCGGTAGAGAAATCTATCACTTCCAGCGTTTGCGCCCACTCGACAAGATCAGCATATTCTTTAAGCATTTCCTCGTGCCTCTCGCCGGCGTCTACGTTAAATGCGTTGGCAAAGGACAGGCACAATGCCCCTGAGATGGTGTCAAATTCGGTGCGATGGTTATCCATTTACGTGACCGTTTTAACCTTCAAAAGCCTTTTGACCAGTTAGACAAACAATGATATAACCATTATAGACGATTTAGAAGGTTAGAACAAGATGGATTTTTCACCTGTCAGCCCGAAAATTAAAACGCCGCGGGCTGAATTCTGGTCCGGCGTGGAGGCTACCTCGCCGCTGCTGGCCGGCGATCTGCCGTTCGGAATGCTGTATGGGGCGTTGGCGTTGACCACTCTCGCGCCCCTGCCCGCGTTGGCGATGTCTAGCATCGTGTTCGCCGGGAGTGCGCAGATTGTGGCGGCGCAGCTCTTCGCCAACGCTACGCCGGAGTGGTTATCATCCTGACCACCTTCGTGGTGAATCTGCGCCACCTGCTGTATGGCGCGTCACTGGCCCCCCAACTGAAGCATCTGTCCGGCCGTTGGCAGTGGCTGATCGCCTACCTGCTCACCGATGAGACGTATGCGATTGCCATCACGCGCTACGAGCGCCCAGATGTAGCGAGTCAGGGTGCGGCGGGCACCAATGCGCACTGGTACGCGCTCGGCAGTGGTCTGACCCTGTGGCTAAGCTGGCAGATCAGTACGGCCGTTGGGATTTTGCTCATCTCGCGGCTGGACATCCCGCCGGAATGGGGGCTGGATTTCATTTTGCCGTTGACGTTTATCGCCCTGATCGTGCCGGTACTCGCGGATAGAGCGAGCTGGCTGGCGGCGCTGGCGGCGGGCATTATGGCGCTGCTCTTCACGGCGCTGCCCCTGAAGCTCGGCCTGATCGCGGCGACGCTGATCGGCATCCTCGCCGGGGTGCTAGTTGAGCGTCTGCTGCCCGCCCGACGCGCCACGAAACGGGCGGGTGAAACGCTACCGGATGTGGAATAGGCGGGTGGTATGAGCGTGTGGCTGGTTCTAATCGGCGCAGGGCTGGTGACCTTCGGCCTCCGGCTGGCATTTATGCTCCTGGTCGGGCGCATGACTTTGCCGGACAGCCTGTGCAGTCTGCTGCGCTTTGTGCCCCCAGCCATATTCGGTGCGATTATTTTCCTCGGCGTGCTGATGCCGGAAGGGGTGCTGTTGCTCTCGCCGCGGGAAAATGTGCGGATCATCACGGCAGGGCTGGCGGTGCTTGTGGCGTGGCGGACCAAGAAAATTCTGCCCACCATCCTGGTGGGCATGATCTCGTTCTGGTTTTTACAGGCGGTGTTGGGGTGAGTCCCTCGTCAGTGTCAACGCGGTAAGGCTACCGCGGCTACAGGCTCGAATTTGTAAAGAGACTTCTCGCCTGATGAACCATGCCACTATCGCGTATACGTCTCCGGTAAGACGGTCTGCGTCATGATGTTGGTGAACGCCTCAAAATGCTCAAAGGCGGGGGCATGGGCGGCGTTATCAAAGGTGAAGATGCGTTTGATGGGCGCGTCTACCTGATTAAACCATTCCAGCGCCAGGTCACGGCGGGCATCCAGTTCGGCCGCGCCATCCAGCACATAGAGCGGTACATCCAACCGGGGCACATCTTGGCGAAAATCAATGCTTTTCAACTGCGGATACACGATAGACGCCGTGTCCAGAAAGCCGCGAAAGACGTTCACCTTTTCCACCAAGTTATACTCGCTGCCCAAGACATTCCACGGCCCAAGATTGGCTGCCCGCCCTTTTTCCAGGAACGCCTGCGGTGGTGTGTACGGCTTGTACAGCTTTTCGTACTGCCCCATGACAAAGGCGTAACCGTAAAGATCGGCGTAGGGCGGCTCGCCAAAGGCGCGCATCTGGGCGGCCAACTCTTCATCCCCTGTGCTGGCGGCATATTCCAGCACATCTTCATAAAGCAAACGGTCGGTTTCGCGCTGGCTGACCATCTGCCCGCTGCCGATGATGGCGTGGTACAGGTCGGGACGCTGTTGGGCCGCCAACACCGCCAACGTCGTGCCCCACGATTCACCGAGCAGGTAGATTTTTTCCTCGTCGAAACGTTCGCGCAGGTAATCGGTGACGGCGATGGTATCGGCGATGGTTTGCTCCAGGGTCAGCGTCTCGTCCGGGTCGAGGGCGGCGTAGGATTTGCCGGTTCCCCGTTGATCCCAACCGACCAGGATGAACTCCCGCGACAACTCATCAAACAAGACGCGCGGCCAGGGCAGGCTGCTTTGGCCCGGCCCGCCGCTGAGGTAGAGCAGCACAGGTTTGTCCGCGTCGTAGGCCCGGATCATGAGCGCCTGCTGGCTGCCGTTGACGTCAATGGTGGTCAGTTCGGCGATACTGCCGGGTAATGGCTCGCCATCTGTTCCCAAAATAGGCGGGGTGCTGGCGGGCTGGAGAATGAGGAGAAGCAGGGCAAGAACGAGCAGGGCGAGAACGGCCGTTGGTATCCATCTGACTACCGTTTTCATACGGCTGCCGGAAGTGGTCGCGCCGCTCAACTGCCGCGCCGCCAACACGCCCACTTCCACGCCCAAAATCATGGGCAGGAGCCCCACCAGCCCATGAAAACCGCGCCCCAAAATGAAGGCCAGGATGCCAAAGGTGTTGTCGAGGCGAATAGCGTCTACTGTGGGGCCAACGGCGTCCAGCCGCGCCAGTTCGATGGCGATGATGTAGGCGACAGGGGCCAGCAGCATGGCCCAGCGGCTGCGCATGAGCAGCCCGGCCAACAGGCCCACAGCCAGACTGGAAGCCATGACTATCAACGCTTGCACGGCCGTTGCCGGGCCGCGCGGCATGGTCAGGGCAACAACCAGTCCTGCCAGCGCCGCTGCGCCCAAGCTAATACCAAGAATCCACCAGCGATGATGCCATAATTGGGTTAACGGCCGTTGCACCGCGCCCGTATCCGTTTCCCAGACCAGGTTTCCCATTGTGCTATTCCCCTTTGGCGCGAATGTAATCGGTCACATCCACGTTTATAGACGATTTCTGTGGCAGTGAAGGCGGCCCACGATTTGCCCTGATCCAGACAGGCAGCCTCATCTGTCATGGTAGAGGATACAGGTGAAGGGGAACGGCCGTCGTCTAACCAAAGTTATGTTGAGGGTTATGTTTGGGGAGGGAGGGGAGAAACGGCCGTTCCTTATTGCATGGGAAATGCAGTCCCACTATACTGTCCTCCACTGTAGGTCCTATATAAGGCGTTTAAGGACGATTGATGCCTATAATCTTTTTACTTCTTGCAGACGTTATCATGTTTCTTTATCGCGATGAATATTACCATCCTGATACTACAGAACGACCGAATATTGCCGAACTCTTCATAGCCAAACATCGCAATGGGCCAACTGGTGCAGTAGACCTCTATTGGCACCCTCAATTGGCCACTTTCCGAAACTTGGTACGAACAGAAATAAGTCTCTAGCAGGTGCTGGCTGCCATCCTTGCCCAATAACCCAATGCAAGTTACCTGTGATCGGATTTATTTTTGTAATTGGCAACGGCCGTTCCCTCCCCCTACCAAATTTACCGAAAAACGAAGGGGAGGGACAACGGCCGTATGCGTTTGTGATGGGGAGGTGGCAGTTTACTCAGAAGCAAGCAGAGTTTGCCAACAGGGACGAAAATATTGTCATCGCGCCACATGAGATGGTGCTAGAGGTAATCCAATGAACGATTTTGATGAACAGTATGCAAATATAGCCAGGTGGGTGCAAGACGGCTGGATTGAGATAGGTCAAGATGATTTTAGTCGTTCGTTTATCCGCGTGCTGGACAAGCGGTGGTCTCGTGTGGGAAGGAAAAACCACCTACGATACTGTAGCGGCAGCATTGGCAGAGGCTGACGCAGCAATCGGCCGTTGGATAGAGGGGGAGGGATTATAGGGGAAGTTACGGCCGTAACACAACATACTCCTGGCGAGCGGCTTATGGCGCCAGTTCAATCGAAGCGTAGTAAGTGTCATGGGCGATCCAGGCTAATTCCAGATTACCATGAGAAACAGTCTGCGGGGCAGTCAAAAAAGCAGGGTCATTCAAGTAGAATTGCGCTTCATCGTAACCCACCACCACAACGGCGTGCCACGTTTCAATTGCCCAATAAGGTAAATCACCTGTCCAGACGAACAAGATAACTGGCTGATCGGCGTCAAGGGCGCGAAACACATCAGCCAATATTCCTTGACGATACGTCACCTGAATACCGGGAATTTGATCTTGCAGTTGGCGAATGTTACGGTGTGGCGTTCCCCACGGCCTGGTATCCAGCACAGCAAGGAGGGCATCATAATCCGCTGTTACCCCAATCGCCGCCAGTGCCATAAAAGCACAGGATGCCAGACAGTCAGATTCAAGACGCTGCGGCTGGTGGGGAACTGTTAAGAAGCGCCTGGGCATGAGTTTTTAATTGGGTGTGAAAATCGGGGGGCAAAAGCAGTTGGCCGGTACGGGCGTCAATATCCAGGTGCGCCACCTGGCCCAAGATTCCCCGGCGCGGCGAAGAGAGCAAAATGGGCACACGCCAGACCACCCGCCCCTGGGCAAGCATGAGCGCTGGGTCGCCGCCGCCCATCATATGGCTGATATGGCTGCCGACATAACCGCTGGCTTGCTGGCGGGCCGTGTAAGCCGTAATGTTCACAATCGGCTCGCCAGGGGCGGAAATCAGGTATTCATTTTGACGTAGCGTTGTCGTAATGTCCATCGCATGAAATCTCGCGCTGCATGAAATGATGACCTGCATTATAACATGACGCGGTAGTTTCGCATCATGCCTGCTTTATGAGCTTCGTGGTGTCACGGCCGTTCCCTCCCCCCTACCAAATTTGCCGAAAACGAAGGGGAGGGACCACGGGCCGTGTGCGTTTGGGATTAGTCGTGGGATGAGGGGGAGTTTACGGTCGTGAACCTACACAAAATCAAAACTTTCTTCTTGCAACCATTCCAGACATTGTTCCAGCCGCCTCAGCCGAACGGCGGCTAACTCTTTGGCAGCGGGCAGCGTAAACCGATCCTGTATCTTTTCCCGCCGGGACAGGACGACTTTGTAAGCGCTGATCAGGTCTTTCGGCCCTCGGCCAACCTCGCGTACCAGGCCGATGATGCCCAAGAAGCCCAAGAAATCGGCTTCGCGCAGCAGCACCGCTGTGGTTTAAATACACGTTCATTTGTATTCATAGCAAACCCGTTCTGAAAATAATCAAAGATTACGCAGATTACGCAGATTTCACCGATTAAAAATCTGCGTAATCTTCGATAAGTTAACCCTCCGCGAACTGCTCGGCGCGGCTGCGCAGCGTCAGCAGCATTTTGCGCTCCATGATGAACTGGACGAAATAGGTCAGTTTAATGGGCAGTTCCGGCTTCATCGCCATGTTGGAGCGCAGCAGCAGCCGGGTTGAGCCGTCCGCCTGCGGCAGCAGCACAAACTGCCAACTGTCCACGCAGGGATCTTCGGCTTTGCCTTCCATGCCAAAGCACAGCAGGACCGCTTCGTTTTGCCGCAGTTGACGCACATACAAACCGGGGCCGGGATTCAGCACATAATCTTTAGGGGTAAAACGCCAGAAGTCGCCAATCTGCACGTTCTGGTATTCCGGCACAATGCGATCTGTGGTATGGACGTTCAGGCCAAAGAGGTTTTCCAGCCAGTCGTAGCTGTACATGCCGCCCCGGTCTACACCGATTTGCAGCAGCCAGGGGTAAATCTGGGCCGGACTGGCCTGGATGGTAATGCCTTTGGTGAAACGCAAATTGGCCTGGGCCACCATGTCGTCGCCCGGCAGGTCGGCACTGGTTTCGGCGTCGGCTGCGCCCCAGTTTTTCATCCAGGGCCAGAGGAAGAGCAGGTAAACGGCCGTTGCCACTGCCCATAAGCCTGCTATGAAAGCCAAAATGCGAACAAAACGGCCGTTTCGAGGCTTTTTCCGCGCCAAATTTGTGGTTGGGTAAGGTTGAGATGTCATGAATCAACTCCCTGGGTCTAATTGAGATGAGATTGGCGGGTTTGCTCCAGCCCGGCGATACGCCATCGTCCCTGGCGCAGCGTGGCGCGAACCACTGCACAAGATGTTTCGAGAACGTGGGCGATCTCGTCGAAATTCAATTTGCAGCCATAGCGTAAAGCCAGCGCTTCCCGTTCAGGAAGCGGCAGGTTGTTAAACAGGGATTGGATGTCGGCAACGGCCGTTTCCGTCACAAATCCGCCGCGCTGGAGCTGATCGCGACAGCGGCGGCGGGCTGTCGCCAGCACGTTTATCAGGGAAACGTCCGGAAAATGAGCGCTGGCGTCTAAAAAAGCGGTCTCGGCCACCATTTCAGCGAC
Coding sequences within:
- a CDS encoding PstS family phosphate ABC transporter substrate-binding protein, with the protein product MRPIHYRHVVGLIGVLVFMLLSGCGGEETAVPATSLPPTPSPLTTLSNPAILADGSSTVGPITSQMADNFRQANPDAAIEIAISGTGGGFKKFCAGETDFSNASRPIKESEIATCQQNGVEFIELPVAFDGIAVLTHLDNDFVDCLTSAELQTMWQPAAWQTITNWQQVRASFPDHPLTLYGPGTASGTYDYFTEAIVGEEGVSRPDFWANEDDEMLLTGIHADPTALGFFGLSYYDRNRGQVRLLAVDYGQGCVEPNTETVARGLYQPLSRPLFIYINTASLAQKPALDAFVAYYLANAAEQVDDVGYIPLTDPLYDLAQERFTARQTGSIFAGSGAAVGVSLADLLLKGQE
- a CDS encoding ABATE domain-containing protein, which encodes MDNHRTEFDTISGALCLSFANAFNVDAGERHEEMLKEYADLVEWAQTLEVIDFSTAQSLRHEANQHPDEATAVLQSAWALRQVLYGVFAAIAHQQSPAPTDLDALNTALSGMLSHHQIVSHEDGFSWGWDDTAALEQMIWPVIRDAADLLTGDSLERVGQCANVRGCGWLFLDTSRNRRRRWCSMETCGNRAKVMRHYQRTKA
- a CDS encoding AzlD domain-containing protein gives rise to the protein MSVWLVLIGAGLVTFGLRLAFMLLVGRMTLPDSLCSLLRFVPPAIFGAIIFLGVLMPEGVLLLSPRENVRIITAGLAVLVAWRTKKILPTILVGMISFWFLQAVLG
- a CDS encoding alpha/beta fold hydrolase, whose translation is MGNLVWETDTGAVQRPLTQLWHHRWWILGISLGAAALAGLVVALTMPRGPATAVQALIVMASSLAVGLLAGLLMRSRWAMLLAPVAYIIAIELARLDAVGPTVDAIRLDNTFGILAFILGRGFHGLVGLLPMILGVEVGVLAARQLSGATTSGSRMKTVVRWIPTAVLALLVLALLLLILQPASTPPILGTDGEPLPGSIAELTTIDVNGSQQALMIRAYDADKPVLLYLSGGPGQSSLPWPRVLFDELSREFILVGWDQRGTGKSYAALDPDETLTLEQTIADTIAVTDYLRERFDEEKIYLLGESWGTTLAVLAAQQRPDLYHAIIGSGQMVSQRETDRLLYEDVLEYAASTGDEELAAQMRAFGEPPYADLYGYAFVMGQYEKLYKPYTPPQAFLEKGRAANLGPWNVLGSEYNLVEKVNVFRGFLDTASIVYPQLKSIDFRQDVPRLDVPLYVLDGAAELDARRDLALEWFNQVDAPIKRIFTFDNAAHAPAFEHFEAFTNIMTQTVLPETYTR
- a CDS encoding C39 family peptidase — its product is MPRRFLTVPHQPQRLESDCLASCAFMALAAIGVTADYDALLAVLDTRPWGTPHRNIRQLQDQIPGIQVTYRQGILADVFRALDADQPVILFVWTGDLPYWAIETWHAVVVVGYDEAQFYLNDPAFLTAPQTVSHGNLELAWIAHDTYYASIELAP
- a CDS encoding sigma-70 family RNA polymerase sigma factor — encoded protein: MLLTQDLTMTRVENEPPVRAKCSSFSQFVQMHETAVFTFCYRILANGRVAEMVAETAFLDASAHFPDVSLINVLATARRRCRDQLQRGGFVTETAVADIQSLFNNLPLPEREALALRYGCKLNFDEIAHVLETSCAVVRATLRQGRWRIAGLEQTRQSHLN